A region of Triticum urartu cultivar G1812 unplaced genomic scaffold, Tu2.1 TuUngrouped_contig_8335, whole genome shotgun sequence DNA encodes the following proteins:
- the LOC125531896 gene encoding uncharacterized protein LOC125531896, which yields MPPDAQATTGKRLHRHEFRCSGPPRVLPESPLLRQAIVSGQILFLDEILARTSAAPTPSLAILFVDPAGRHAALLWTSPLSACAVGAHRRSSCAPEAQAPLPGRPTHLKLPSRAWSRAPPSPAPLFLPRRRSPVSRRAAPLFRSSSNEQVRSR from the exons ATGCCGCCTGATGCTCAAGCCACCACCGGGAAAAGACTTCATCGCCACGAGTTCCGGTGTTCAGGTCCTCCTCGTGTGCTGCCCGAGTCTCCCCTGCTTCGCCAAGCCATTGTCTCCGGCCAAATCCTCTTCCTCGACGAGATCCTCGCCCGCACCTCCGCTGCCCCGACTCCATCTCTCGCCATCCTCTTCGTCGATCCGGCCGGCCGCCATGCGG CGCTGCTGTGGACATCCCCGTTGAGCGCTTGTGCCGTTGGAGCTCATCGCCGGTCCTCTTGCGCGCCCGAAGCTCAAGCTCCTCTGCCCGGGCGTCCCACGCACCTCAAGCTGCCGTCCCGCGCCTGGAGCCGCGCCCCTCCGTCCCCTGCGCCTCTGTTTCTTCCTCGCCGCCGCAGTCCTGTTTCACGCCGCGCCGCTCCTCTGTTTCGTTCGAGCAGCAACGAGCAGGTCCGCTCGCGTTGA